A stretch of DNA from Halobacillus litoralis:
GGTAGAAGAAATTCTAAGGGATCTTCATGTTGCAGATCCCGAATGGAGCATAGCCCTGTTAAGATACTTCAATCCAATTGGAGCTCATGAAAGTGGAAAGATCGGAGAGGCTCCTCAAGGAACACCAAATAATCTACTTCCTTATATCTCTCAAGTTGCTGTTGGGCAGTTAGATGAATTGAAGGTGTTTGGTAATGATTATGAAACACAAGATGGAACTGGGGTGCGCGACTACATTCATGTTGTGGATTTATCTATTGGTCATGTCAAGGCTTTGGAAAAGGTGAAGAATGAAAAAGGAGTTCATACCTATAATTTAGGAACAGGCCGAGGATATAGCGTTTTTGAAATGGTGGAAGCGTTTGAAAGAGCTTCCGGACAGAAAATTTCCTATACGGTTTTAGGAAGACGTCCTGGAGATATTCCAGTGTGTTTTGCAGATACAAGAAAAGCGTCCGAAGAACTTAATTGGAGAGCAGAGAGAGGAATCAATGAAATGTGTGAAGACGCATGGAGATGGCAATGGAGAAATCCGGAAGGCTATCCTTCTATAGAAACAGATAAACAAACTTCGTTGGAGAAAGAACCGACGAAGTTTGTTGTTTCTCAAAAACAGGAGAAGGTTCTCAATGAATAAAACTAACGAATTGACCCAATTACATGTACAGCGTGTTTTGTTAAGTGTTTATAACAGAAGTCTTGCTTCCAAAGAAATTGACGCAATCGACATGATCCAAGAAATGAAAAGGAAACTCTCCTCTACTATGTCATCCATAGATAAAAGGGGATAATCATATGAGGAAGAGAATATTAGATTTTACTGTCTCCTTAATAATGATTGTCATTTTATCTGTTATTTTCCTGATAGTTAGTTTAATAGTGAAAATGAAAATGGGGTCTCCAATTCTATTTAAACAACAAAGACCTGGAATGAACGGCGAGCCTTTCGAACTTTATAAATTTCGTACAATGAATAACCGAATGGATAGTCACGGGAATCTTCTTTCTGATGAAGAAAGGTTGACAGCTGTTGGTGAGTTTTTAAGGAAGTATTCTCTAGACGAAATTCCTCAGCTATTTAATGTAGTGAAGGGGGAGATGAGTCTTGTTGGACCAAGGCCATTACTGTTGGAATATCTTCCTTTATACAATGACTCACAAGCAGTCAGGAATCATGTCAAACTAGGAATTACAGGATGGGCTCAAATCAATGGAAGAAACGCCATTTCATGGGAGGAAAAATTCAAATTGGATGCTTGGTATGTAAACAACCGGACTTTCCTGCTCGATTTGAAAATCTTATTCCTAACTTTCTCAAAAGTTTTGAAAGGGGAAGGGATCCATCAGGATAATCATGTGAGCATGGAAAAATTCAAAGGTTCACGGGATGTGATGTAAATGGATGTGCTGTTGATCGGGGACGGTGGGCACAGCAAAGTCATTCAAGAAATCATTCAATCTGAAGGGAAGCACAGGGTGATTGGATTGTTGGATGATAAATATGAAAGAGGTTCAATCAGAAAGAACGTCTTTGTAGGCCCTGTCGATTCTATTTTTGAAATGATTCTGGAAAATGTGGGGATCATCCTAGCCATCGGGAATAATGGAGTTCGAAAAAAACTGGTGGAGAGATTACAAATCCACCCGAGCCAGTTCGTAACTGTTATTCATCCATCAGCCATCGTAAGCCCATCAGCCAGTATTGGGCGAGGAACGGTCGTTATGCCAAAAGTGGTCGTAAATGCAAATGCTGTTGTGAACAATCACTGCATTTTAAATACAGGATCGACAGTAGAGCATGACTGCTTTGTTGATCACTTCGTACATTTGTCTCCAACGGCTACATTAACTGGTCAGGTATATATAGAAGAGGGTGTGAACATAGGGGCTGCAGCTACTGTTATCCCGGGATTAAAAATTGGGTCTTGGGCAGTTATTGGAGCTGGAGCGACCGTGATTGAGGACATAACGGCAAATCAAACGGCAGTTGGATGCCCTGCCAAGGTCATTTCAAAAGCATCAGTAATATAAAAGGATGTGTGCCAATGACTGATTCCAAAATTTATTTATCGCCCCCACACATGACGGGAAATGAACAAAAGTATATCAAAGAAGCCTTCGATTCAAACTGGATTGCCCCTGTTGGGAAAAATATAGATTTATTTGAACAAGATATTGCTCACTATGTAGGAGCTAAGGGAGCCGTAGCTGTCAGCTCAGGAACAGCTGCGATTCACTTAGCTCTTTCTTTATTAGGTGTAGAAAAAGGCGACACAGTATTTTGTTCAAGTTTGACGTTCGTGGCAAGTGCCAACCCTATCCTTTATCAAGGTGCTGACCCTGTCTTCATTGATTCAGAACCAGAATCTTGGAATATGTCACCTCAAGCATTAGAACGAGCATTAGTGGAAGCAAAGAAAGAAGATAAACTACCGAAGGCTATCATTGTGGTTCACCTTTATGGGCAGCCAGCAAATTTGAATGACATCATGGGGTTGAGTGAAGCCTATGATGTCCCGGTGGTGGAAGATGCAGCGGAAAGCTTAGGTTCCACCTATCAGAAGCAAATGACTGGGTCAATCGGTAAATTTGGAGTTTTCTCTTTTAATGGGAACAAAATTATTACCACATCAGGTGGTGGGGCATTAGTATCAGACGATTTAGAAGCGTTGGACCGTGCTAGATTTTTAGCTACACAAGCTCGAGACCCAGCTATTCATTATCAACATAGTCAACTAGGATTTAACTACCGCTTGAGCAATATCCTGGCTGGCATTGGACGTGCTCAAATGGAGGTGATTGAAGAGCGGGTCCAAAAGCGAAAGGAAGTTTTTGAAGTCTACAAAAGAGCACTCTCTGAATATGTTGACTTTCAATGCAATGATCAAAGAGAAAGAAGTCTTTGTAGAGAGAATCGATGGTTAACAGCATTCACTTGCGTCGAGAGTTTAGAACCTCTAAAAATCATT
This window harbors:
- the galE gene encoding UDP-glucose 4-epimerase GalE, whose translation is MTVLVTGGAGYIGSHTCVELLNAGHEIVVIDNFSNSHPEALRRVKEITGKTFHTYHVDLLDKEGLERIFLEYEITSVVHFAGLKAVGESVSEPLWYYRNNVIGTIVLCEVMKRNNVKNLVFSSSATVYGEPETVPISESSLLKTTNPYGRTKYMVEEILRDLHVADPEWSIALLRYFNPIGAHESGKIGEAPQGTPNNLLPYISQVAVGQLDELKVFGNDYETQDGTGVRDYIHVVDLSIGHVKALEKVKNEKGVHTYNLGTGRGYSVFEMVEAFERASGQKISYTVLGRRPGDIPVCFADTRKASEELNWRAERGINEMCEDAWRWQWRNPEGYPSIETDKQTSLEKEPTKFVVSQKQEKVLNE
- a CDS encoding acetyltransferase, whose protein sequence is MDVLLIGDGGHSKVIQEIIQSEGKHRVIGLLDDKYERGSIRKNVFVGPVDSIFEMILENVGIILAIGNNGVRKKLVERLQIHPSQFVTVIHPSAIVSPSASIGRGTVVMPKVVVNANAVVNNHCILNTGSTVEHDCFVDHFVHLSPTATLTGQVYIEEGVNIGAAATVIPGLKIGSWAVIGAGATVIEDITANQTAVGCPAKVISKASVI
- a CDS encoding aminotransferase class I/II-fold pyridoxal phosphate-dependent enzyme, giving the protein MTDSKIYLSPPHMTGNEQKYIKEAFDSNWIAPVGKNIDLFEQDIAHYVGAKGAVAVSSGTAAIHLALSLLGVEKGDTVFCSSLTFVASANPILYQGADPVFIDSEPESWNMSPQALERALVEAKKEDKLPKAIIVVHLYGQPANLNDIMGLSEAYDVPVVEDAAESLGSTYQKQMTGSIGKFGVFSFNGNKIITTSGGGALVSDDLEALDRARFLATQARDPAIHYQHSQLGFNYRLSNILAGIGRAQMEVIEERVQKRKEVFEVYKRALSEYVDFQCNDQRERSLCRENRWLTAFTCVESLEPLKIIEHLREQNIEARPVWKPLHLQPLFEKYKYYSHSIVENVSEEIFRSGLCLPSGSSLSKEDQVKVINILLKNLRKESLIEEIV
- a CDS encoding sugar transferase, giving the protein MRKRILDFTVSLIMIVILSVIFLIVSLIVKMKMGSPILFKQQRPGMNGEPFELYKFRTMNNRMDSHGNLLSDEERLTAVGEFLRKYSLDEIPQLFNVVKGEMSLVGPRPLLLEYLPLYNDSQAVRNHVKLGITGWAQINGRNAISWEEKFKLDAWYVNNRTFLLDLKILFLTFSKVLKGEGIHQDNHVSMEKFKGSRDVM